The following coding sequences are from one Nilaparvata lugens isolate BPH chromosome 6, ASM1435652v1, whole genome shotgun sequence window:
- the LOC111044330 gene encoding tubulin alpha-1 chain: MRECISIHVGQAGVQIGNACWELYCLEHGIQPDGQMPSDKTVGGGDDSFNTFFSETGAGKHVPRAVFVDLEPTVVDEVRTGTYRQLFHPEQLITGKEDAANNYARGHYTIGKEIVDIVLDRIRKLSDQCTGLQGFLIFHSFGGGTGSGFTSLLMERLSVDYGKKSKLEFAIYPAPQVSTAVVEPYNSILTTHTTLEHSDCAFMVDNEAIYDICRRNLDIERPTYTNLNRLIGQIVSSITASLRFDGALNVDLTEFQTNLVPYPRIHFPLVTYAPVISAEKAYHEQLSVMEITNACFEPANQMVKCDPRHGKYMACCMLYRGDVVPKDVNAAIATIKTKRTIQFVDWCPTGFKVGINYQPPTVVPGGDLAKVQRAVCMLSNTTAIAEAWARLDHKFDLMYAKRAFVHWYVGEGMEEGEFSEAREDLAALEKDYEEVGMDSVEGEGEGAEEY; the protein is encoded by the exons ATG CGTGAGTGTATCTCAATCCACGTTGGCCAGGCCGGAGTCCAGATCGGTAATGCCTGCTGGGAGCTGTACTGTCTGGAGCATGGCATCCAGCCTGACGGACAGATGCCGTCAGACAAGACGGTGGGAGGCGGTGACGACAGTTTCAACACCTTCTTCAGTGAGACCGGTGCCGGAAAGCACGTGCCACGTGCCGTCTTCGTCGATCTCGAGCCTACTGTTGTCG ACGAGGTTCGAACCGGCACCTACCGCCAACTGTTCCACCCGGAACAGCTGATCACAGGCAAGGAGGACGCGGCCAACAACTATGCCAGGGGCCACTACACCATCGGCAAGGAGATCGTCGACATCGTACTAGACCGCATCAGGAAGCTGAGCGACCAGTGCACGGGCCTGCAGGGCTTCCTCATCTTCCACTCGTTCGGAGGAGGCACCGGCTCTGGGTTCACTTCGCTCCTCATGGAGCGTCTATCGGTCGACTATGGAAAGAAGTCCAAGCTCGAGTTCGCTATCTACCCCGCTCCTCAG GTATCAACAGCCGTTGTGGAACCATACAACTCAATCCTGACCACCCACACCACCCTGGAACACTCTGACTGCGCCTTCATGGTTGACAACGAAGCCATCTACGACATCTGCCGTCGCAACCTGGACATTGAACGACCCACCTACACCAACCTCAACAGACTCATCGGCCAGATTGTGTCCTCGATCACTGCTTCGTTGAGATTCGATGGTGCTCTGAATGTCGATCTGACCGAGTTCCAGACTAACCTGGTGCCCTACCCCAGGATCCACTTCCCCTTGGTCACCTACGCACCGGTCATCTCGGCTGAGAAGGCCTACCACGAGCAGTTGTCTGTGATGGAGATCACCAACGCCTGCTTCGAGCCGGCCAACCAGATGGTCAAGTGTGACCCCCGTCACGGAAAGTACATGGCCTGCTGTATGTTGTACCGAGGTGACGTCGTGCCCAAGGATGTGAACGCAGCCATCGCCACCATCAAGACTAAGAGGACCATCCAGTTCGTCGACTGGTGTCCCACCGGATTCAAGGTTGGCATCAACTACCAGCCACCCACCGTGGTGCCCGGTGGTGACCTCGCCAAGGTGCAGCGAGCTGTGTGCATGTTGTCCAACACCACCGCCATTGCCGAGGCCTGGGCCAGGTTGGACCACAAGTTCGACCTCATGTACGCCAAGCGTGCTTTCGTGCACTG GTATGTTGGAGAGGGTATGGAAGAAGGTGAATTCAGCGAGGCTCGTGAGGATTTGGCTGCCCTTGAAAAGGATTACGAAGAGGTCGGCATGGACTCAGTCGAAGGAGAAGGCGAAGGCGCAGAGGAATACTAA